The following proteins come from a genomic window of Leishmania major strain Friedlin complete genome, chromosome 3:
- a CDS encoding hypothetical protein (previous protein_id=AAM69046.1): MWHPSAGAAAAGYRDPTTLLAESVSSTVTGSDESDDDYRTLHDFRKAALGKQAATSRALTGSRHTGSDTERVQRQRELQEHRFFRKRGALDYRHSVVFSPAGCEPTEGRGSGGSPASPAVEAVPSAHSRRRRQGTASKSSFAADEPNEDCVPEELRAWYVASNSAVRVARQAKVRQSSTRAASAESRDSRVGDETPAPADALTDRPATPGLADDRSDGEDGVFGDVVVRPSIRSGGAGTTSVNILQSRAAPRMGGGAHPPDGGRVGAAAGAQAAASLSSGPGATPESIRKGSTTAAAVTDDTNVESHAWGGRPPLRAHRYVEQPNGLLINHARHADLLAEYAVEAELHYAKEREDARRARRWARVLYGRSSGARRDGGQRQDGTTAVPASANASGTAMARSGCYWLYDAATYRRHFLSTLRFLQRVHVFLGALAAGVSLLTLLAITVPFPAPYIGSDGVVVADAGSGASAVLLLALFANASATPADTAAAAAAAHVLPVLEQGYPAFALFITLFQVYHASLLLCLCLLLVITGYAPAPWSVAEGYWMTQRWRWLQQEGQDAEHASKRGGEAGKRPRPDGGGECRTDTIASSDGTAFASASAGAGFGGSRRPSNMVHRDAMSSSSVLGDGSRSALFATRTLHHSPDDRLSMSMGGGGGGGVGVGGGGGWANRGAYGSDELDYSATNVLCGSRGATHGRQRLDSLRYNVNLGASTGPSGLGATYAAYGATLSSLAGTGDWGTLGEAQYTLPPATMLMSPRGPGGGASRYHPLHRNSEGGNVAGSAVTDAPGRHRQQQYWLQGGFALHGDHPAVAQRGGGAAVNRALRAPPLQLHFPASTLEGSLSANNVLTRMFDRVERRAMQGLCNALHALPRVFCVLGARRGDDTIKSSGARGARGGAARAADAWPRYVENDATAAGRELASSLSPQVHHTNPVLPAFLHLHVVLQPRLWCVVVALVLTVVEIALVDERTVELLWLAQPAWWWSAAAVPSQRTTSSGDVVLPHAWTVANFTPTSARMSGGGGGGVRFAAAASDMAFLPGGALPDDAEDTSGYLWCVLMAVYATRTALFWVAFLLNTFF, from the coding sequence ATGTGGCACCCCAGCGCtggggcggctgcggcgggcTACCGCGACCCGACCACGCTGCTTGCCGAGAGCGTCTCCTCAACCGTGACCGGGTCCGACGAGAGCGATGATGACTACCGCACGTTGCACGACTTTAGGAAGGCTGCGCTGGGAAAGCAGGCGGCCACCAGCCGTGCGCTGACCGGCAGCCGGCACACGGGCTCCGACAcggagcgggtgcagcggcagcgtgaGCTGCAAGAGCATCGCTTCTTCCGCAAGCGCGGCGCTCTGGACTACCGACACAGCGTCGTTTTTTCGCCTGCTGGCTGTGAGCCAACCGAAGGacgcggcagtggcggctcCCCGGCAAGCCCGGCCGTGGAGGCTGTCCCCTCCGCTCActcgcgacggcggcgacagggCACCGCCTCGAAAagcagcttcgccgccgACGAGCCGAACGAAGACTGCGTGCCGGAGGAGCTTCGGGCGTGGTACGTGGCGAGCAacagcgcggtgcgcgtggcgAGGCAGGCAAAGGTGCGCCAGTCTTCCACGcgcgcggcatcggcggAGTCGAGGGACTCGCGCGTCGGAGACGAAACACCCGCGCCGGCGGACGCGCTCACTGATCGACCCGCAACACCAGGTTTGGCAGATgaccgcagcgacggcgaggacggcgtGTTCGGCGACGTCGTTGTCCGTCCATccatccgcagcggcggtgccggcacgACATCTGTGAACATCCTGCAGAGCCGCGCTGCCCCACGCATGGGCGGCGGGGCGCATCCACCAGACGGCGGTAGAgttggcgccgcggcaggggCACAGGCAGCCGCATCGCTCTCCTCCGGGCCGGGTGCGACGCCCGAGTCCATCAGGAAGGGCAGCAcgaccgcggcagcggttACGGACGACACAAACGTGGAATCGCACGCTTGGGGGGGACGGCCGCCTTTGCGGGCTCACCGCTACGTCGAGCAGCCCAATGGCCTTCTCATTAACCACGCGCGACATGCCGACCTGCTGGCCGAGTACGCCGTTGAAGCGGAGCTGCATTACGCTAAGGAAAGGGAGGACGCCCgtcgtgcgcggcggtgggcgcgCGTGCTCTACGGCCGAAGCAGTGGAGCTCGTCGTGACggggggcagcggcaagaTGGGACGACGGCAGTGCCCGCCTCGGCGAACGCTAGCggcacggcgatggcgcgcagcGGTTGCTACTGGCTGTACGACGCGGCGACATACCGCCGCCACTTCCTCTCCACGCTGCGCTTCCTACAGCGGGTGCACGTCTTTCTCGGCGCCCTCGCCGCTGGCGTATCACTGCTGACACTTCTCGCAATCACGGTGCCCTTCCCCGCCCCCTacatcggcagcgacggtgtggtcgtcgctgatgccggcagcggcgcatctgccgtgctgctgctcgcacTCTTCGCCAATGCGTCTGCCACGCCGGCTGataccgctgctgcagcggccgccgcgcacgtgCTCCCGGTGCTGGAGCAGGGCTACCCGGCCTTCGCCCTCTTCATCACCCTCTTCCAGGTGTACCACGCCTCCCTGCtcctgtgtctgtgcctccTGCTCGTCATCACAGGGTACGCACCGGCGCCGTGGTCCGTGGCGGAGGGATACTGGATgacgcagcggtggcggtggctgcagcaggagggCCAGGACGCCGAGCACGCAAGCAAGCGGGGCGGCGAGGCTGGAAAGCGACCGCGACcggacggcggtggcgagtgTCGCACCGACaccatcgccagcagcgatggcaccgccttcgccagcgccagtGCTGGGGCAGGGTTTGGGGGCTCGCGAAGGCCATCGAACATGGTGCACCGAGATGCCATGTCCTCCAGTagcgtcctcggcgacggcTCCCGCTCAGCGCTCTTCGCCACGAGGACCCTGCACCACTCCCCCGACGATCGGCTCAGCATGTCaatgggcggcggcggcggcggtggtgttggtgttggtggtggtggtggctggGCGAACAGAGGGGCGtacggcagcgacgagctGGACTACAGCGCTACGAACGTGCTCTGCGGtagccgcggcgccacacacgGCCGTCAGCGACTGGACTCGCTGAGATACAACGTGAACCTTGGTGCAAGCACCGGGCCCAGTGGCCTTGGTGCCACCTACGCCGCGTACGGTGCCACGCTCAGCAGTCTCGCCGGCACGGGAGACTGGGGAACGCTGGGCGAGGCACAATATACGCTCCCACCCGCCACCATGCTGATGTCGCCGCGCGGacccggtggcggtgcgaGCCGCTACCACCCGCTGCATCGAAACAGCGAAGGCGGAAAtgtcgccggcagcgcagTGACAGACGCGCCGGGGCGtcatcggcagcagcagtattGGCTGCAGGGGGGCTTCGCGCTGCACGGCGATCATCCGGCAGTGGCAcagcggggcggcggcgctgccgtcaaCCGCGCCCTGCGGGCACCGCCTCTTCAGCTGCACTTTCCAGCCAGCACGCTGGAGGGCAGCCTCTCGGCAAACAACGTGCTCACGCGCATGTTTGACCGCGTCGAGCGACGTGCCATGCAGGGGCTGTGCAACGCACTGCATGCGTTGCCGCGCGTCTTCTGCGTGCTcggtgcgcggcgcggcgacgaTACCATCAAGAGCAGTGGCGCCCGCGGAGCccgaggtggagcagcgcGGGCAGCTGACGCGTGGCCGCGCTACGTGGAAAACGACGCGACAGCGGCTGGGCGGGAGCTGGCCTCATCCTTGAGCCCACAGGTACACCACACTAACCCAGTCCTGCCTGCCTTCCTCCACCTGCACGTCGTGCTTCAGCCGCGGCTCTGGTGCGTGGTTGTGGCGTTGGTGCTGACCGTCGTTGAGATAGCACTCGTCGACGAGCGCACTGTCGAGCTACTCTGGCTGGCGCAgccggcgtggtggtggtcggcggccgccgtgccatCGCAGCGGACGACCAGTAGCGGTGACGTGGTCCTTCCTCACGCGTGGACAGTGGCCAACTTCACGCCGACGTCCGCGAGgatgagcggcggcggcggcggcggcgtccgattcgctgcagcagcgtcggaTATGGCTTTCCTTCCGGGCGGCGCGTTGCCGGATGACGCCGAGGACACCTCCGGATATCTGTGGTGCGTGCTGATGGCTGTCTACGCGACACGCACGGCGCTGTTCTGGGTCGCCTTCCTGCTGAACACATTTTTCTAG